A genomic region of Aspergillus oryzae RIB40 DNA, chromosome 1 contains the following coding sequences:
- a CDS encoding uncharacterized protein (predicted protein) has protein sequence MQNTKGPESDMGRTASRSRSNSMSSDSLSRIHMSPPAAKPPPSFIASSSAAQIITTDQEFNTADFVAEEGGDSDAKAIVTPEALAALNGFLDHILFNILAAAKSTQLACIRPAVADVLKPRLANQVVSAADEELSEYMGGPEEEEFQFRRGMSQNGDFDLIRSWKLTRLRCMVYTRLGDMEEDDEEEYIAQNGLDDDGSVSPRFSMHVGNITPAAAIFLTSIIEHLGEQALVIAGETARSRLSAKPSDGPEEAESGGERSTINRLIVEDLDMEKLALNPTMGRLWRTWRRYTRSPMLSRVVSRESIRRRATVGPSSCRKSSGVTDDELPQRPVIEIPKEIDPASVALPEGDHDVEEIEGFTSDGEGAEIVQTMQAVVAHKVRPHSLMVLTLPSPRSPTSPITPLSAKFTRHVRAKSLPDTTPPESAETDQTADRPSPTASDEQKPLETMYEHEEDDEPPKAKAESKVSEADPLPEESLEQDKMATSSQSAVSVEVESSQASSTSGSSTSLSDRFQTDSDTEVIEGQGMCEKPKLAPIQRPKRVCSRDANRENDRSTTATRVISERAMPTVVDDPSQTQGGNSTPAQPTISHDVSKDPDTNKPSTESSAPQTRTSTDLEEKISRPPSTSGESVYSDRSRTRHRPSPLVGISHHRYGRSSSGVSSISSVTERAAVQRVIRPSTSAASSVYSRPRRSDSFSSQREKRPVTAGSTTSQVSSRLKGLIGLQVDSVSIRLRNSSETNRFAEEPYDDTTGLDELIRSEETLHYTLTPKNMREIEEPDSPRWRVRSSTADLAEFLKNSAPPGEEVPRPSTSHTSSRGTINTPKYKAIEIPSTATSQQSSDPEQAADRKPNTGSSSDYDHSIKSTGPSSPLSTQPTQSPRSPSSTVRSGPKLEARSAASSKADQDRTTELIDFIREGPPTAGARRIPRAVAPFRDTMDSDELNSLETGLSENNAPSVSSTQDGSMLTSVGSRTGLLETGNRTTVHPTAAQHMPTAPVDDPRPVRKQRRVPDPYAIDSDDDEDLDELLDDPKPKREEESLIDFLRNVPPPESEPSPQPMAVNTMPPKSSSGAFGMKARLLRNASGDKVPTTKLSKASLRQQQDSYAAAPSNYSVKVGAERSRGAMYGTSSLPSVTDRQTETSALAEFLRTTGPPEPPAPRASSSLASKGRESGVNSLSRLFGRRKKLEV, from the exons ATGCAGAATACAAAAGGTCCAGAGTCCGACATGGGCCGGACGGCTTCACGCTCCCGGAGTAACAGCATGTCGAGCGATTCTCTCTCTCGCATTCACATGTCCCCGCCAGCGGCGAAGCCTCCGCCTTCCTTTATCGCATCTTCGTCCGCCGCTCAGATCATCACCACTGACCAAGAATTCAATACTGCGGACTTCGTGGCCGAGGAAGGCGGGGATTCGGATGCTAAAGCGATTGTCACTCCTGAAGCTCTTGCAGCTCTGAATGGATTCTTGGACcatattctcttcaacatcctgGCGGCTGCTAAGTCAACGCAACTAGCATGTATTCGACCAGCGGTGGCGGATGTGTTAAAGCCGCGACTCGCAAACCAAGTGGTCTCTGCGGCAGATGAGGAGTTGAGCGAGTATATGGGTGGtccggaggaggaagagtttCAATTCCGTCGGGGTATGTCTCAAAACGGTGATTTCGACCTGATTCGTTCCTGGAAATTGACTCGCCTGCGCTGTATGGTCTATACCCGACTGGGagatatggaagaagatgacgaggaggagtACATCGCACAGAATggtttggatgatgatggtagTGTCTCGCCGCGGTTTTCTATGCATGTAGGAAATATTACGCCGGCGGCTGCCATCTTCCTGACTTCCATCATCGAGCATCTTGGTGAACAGGCTTTGGTGATAGCGGGCGAAACAGCTCGGTCACGACTATCCGCCAAACCGAGTGACGGTCCTGAGGAGGCAGAGTCTGGCGGAGAACGAAGCACCATCAACCGTTTAATCGTGGAGGACTTGGATATGGAGAAATTAGCATTGAACCCAACCATGGGTCGTCTTTGGCGCACGTGGCGCAGGTACACTCGGTCTCCTATGTTGTCCCGAGTGGTTTCTAGAGAATCTATTCGACGCCGTGCAACAGTTGGTCCTTCGTCGTGTCGGAAGAGCAGTGGGGTTACTGATGATGAGCTGCCACAAAGACCGGTCATCGAGATCCCAAAGGAGATTGACCCGGCGTCTGTTGCACTCCCGGAGGGTGACCACGATGTCGAGGAGATCGAAGGTTTTACGTCTGATGGTGAAGGTGCTGAAATAGTTCAGACCATGCAGGCAGTGGTGGCTCACAAAGTGCGACCCCATAGCCTCATGGTGCTGACCTTGCCATCGCCGAGATCTCCCACATCGCCCATCACCCCACTGAGCGCAAAGTTCACCCGCCATGTCCGCGCGAAATCGTTGCCCGATACTACCCCCCCGGAGTCGGCAGAAACTGATCAAACTGCCGACCGGCCATCTCCCACCGCATCTGACGAACAAAAGCCGCTGGAGACCATGTACGAGcacgaagaggatgatgagccTCCCAAGGCCAAAGCTGAGTCAAAGGTATCAGAGGCAGATCCTCTACCGGAGGAATCGTTGGAGCAGGATAAGATGGCCACGTCGTCACAATCTGCCGTGTCGGTAGAAGTCGAGTCGAGTCAAGCCAGTAGTACTTCGGGTTCGTCAACATCTCTGAGCGATCGTTTCCAGACCGATTCCGACACGGAGGTGATTGAAGGACAGGGAATGTGCGAAAAACCCAAATTGGCTCCGATACAGCGACCGAAGCGTGTCTGTAGCAGGGACGCAAATCGCGAAAATGACAGGTCGACTACCGCGACTCGAGTGATCAGCGAACGAGCGATGCCAACAGTGGTTGATGATCCGTCACAAACGCAAGGGGGGAACTCCACCCCGGCGCAGCCTACCATCAGTCACGATGTTTCAAAGGATCCTGATACAAATAAACCTTCAACAGAGTCCTCGGCCCCTCAGACTCGGACTTCCACTGAcctggaagagaagatctctCGCCCACCTTCCACTTCAGGAGAAAGCGTTTATTCTGATCGTTCGCGGACTCGACATAGGCCGAGCCCCTTGGTGGGTATAAGTCACCATCGTTACGGCCGCTCAAGTTCAGGGGTATCCTCGATAAGTTCGGTAACTGAACGTGCAGCGGTTCAGCGTGTCATCCGACCGTCCACTTCAGCAGCCTCTTCCGTCTACTCCAGACCGCGTCGCTCCGACAGTTTCAGTAGCCAACGTGAGAAACGCCCAGTGACCGCCGGGTCGACCACGTCCCAGGTTTCAAGCAGGCTGAAAGGCCTGATTGGTCTTCAGGTGGATTCTGTTTCAATTCGCCTGCGCAACTCCTCCGAGACCAATCGGTTCGCTGAAGAACCGTATGACGACACGACCGGCTTGGACGAATTGATCCGCAGTGAGGAAACTCTCCATTATACCCTTACCCCGAAAAATATGAGGGAAATTGAG GAACCTGATTCCCCCCGCTGGAGAGTCAGGTCGAGCACTGCGGACCTGGCTGAGTTCCTGAAGAATAGCGCCCCTCCCGGGGAGGAAGTACCACGTCCCAGTACCTCTCACACGTCTTCCAGGGGAACTATTAACACACCCAAATACAAAGCTATCGAAATACCCTCGACTGCGACTTCACAACAGTCATCAGACCCGGAACAAGCTGCCGATCGGAAACCAAATACTGGCTCGTCTAGTGATTACGATCACTCTATCAAGTCGACCGGTCCAAGTAGCCCCCTCAGCACCCAGCCGACCCAATCACCACGTTCACCGTCGAGCACAGTTCGCAGTGGCCCTAAGCTGGAGGCCCGTTCAGCAGCTAGTTCAAAAGCGGATCAAGATCGGACAACCGAGTTGATCGACTTCATTCGTGAAGGTCCACCCACTGCAGGGGCACGCCGCATTCCACGTGCGGTTGCACCGTTCCGAGACACCATGGATTCGGACGAGTTGAACTCGCTGGAAACTGGCCTCTCCGAAAATAATGCGCCCTCGGTATCTAGCACGCAAGACGGATCAATGTTGACTTCCGTCGGGTCTCGCACAGGACTACTGGAGACGGGCAACCGAACTACCGTACACCCAACTGCTGCTCAGCACATGCCAACAGCACCAGTGGACGACCCTCGTCCTGTGCGCAAACAACGTAGGGTGCCAGACCCCTATGCCATTGACtcagatgacgatgaggacctTGACGAGCTCCTGGACGACCCGAAGCCCAAGCGCGAGGAGGAAAGCTTGATAGATTTCTTGCGTAATGTTCCTCCTCCGGAGTCGGAGCCCAGCCCGCAGCCCATGGCAGTCAACACAATGCCCCCCAAGAGCTCATCCGGTGCGTTCGGAATGAAGGCGCGACTTCTTCGCAATGCATCTGGGGACAAGGTGCCTACTACGAAACTATCAAAGGCTTCGCTCCGTCAACAGCAGGACAGCTATGCCGCAGCGCCATCGAACTATTCAGTCAAAGTTGGCGCCGAGAGGAGCAGAGGCGCAATGTATGGAACCAGCAGCCTTCCCTCCGTCACAGATCGGCAAACAGAGACTAGTGCCCTGGCTGAATTTCTCAGGACGACGGGGCCTCCTGAGCCTCCTGCACCCCGagcctcctcatcactggCCTCGAAGGGTAGAGAATCCGGGGTGAATAGCCTCTCGCGCCTTTTCGGACGCCGGAAGAAGCTCGAGGTCTAG
- a CDS encoding TPR domain protein (predicted protein) produces the protein MFTPTTLRLPRTLPSTLTRRLSTLPKTPRPSLKHHLQPLQFPQRRSLSTFQKWTLGLKQAKRDIWRKNPILLPLALFSAATATAIFTYIAYVEYTRVGPQYHKFPPPVAEALRTAVYYTEVDLSPPKALQAYKEALRIGIEMGMHPFSDEVVGIKIQVAMMLERAGLAKAAVEVLERTKGEIMGFVEGKDRGEGVIGVKIEKEEGEEKRKEVEEFEKQQRDKVLKKAVGIEMKLAELYSSDYIQDEKKAEAAQVAAVELCLKELHRRQSLGLPVGGGLEADNTEGWLNVTEIATALTDLAGRYTAQENYELSIPLQMRALNLLHTEEGDAPTCKQVVLLNSVAGCMAGQAQKPIRAEDPKKAKEQLFDAAEKWAQKALDVAARIQPPVRDEECDTSCVAATFNLGWLAEFQGKAKEAERLYGEAKSLSQGLGFEQGVSMADAALKRLTKN, from the coding sequence atGTTCACACCAACAACCCTCCGTCTCCCCCGAACCCTCCCTTCAACACTCACCCGCCGCCTCAGCACCCTCCCCAAAACCCCCCGCCCAAGTCTCAAAcaccacctccaacccctccaaTTCCCACAGAGACGCTCCCTCTCGACCTTCCAAAAATGGACCCTCGGTCTCAAACAAGCGAAACGCGACATCTGGCGCAAAAACCCCATCCTGCTCCCTCTTGcgctcttctccgccgcaaCAGCCACAGCCATATTCACCTACATTGCCTACGTCGAGTACACGCGCGTCGGGCCCCAGTATCATAAGTTCCCGCCGCCGGTGGCGGAGGCGCTCCGGACGGCGGTGTATTATACGGAGGTGGATCTGAGTCCGCCGAAGGCGCTGCAGGCGTATAAGGAGGCGTTGCGGATTGGGATTGAGATGGGGATGCATCCGTTTTCGGATGAGGTGGTTGGGATTAAGATACAGGTTGCGATGATGCTTGAGCGGGCGGGGTTGGCGaaggcggcggtggaggtgttggagCGGACGAAGGGGGAGATTATGGGGTTTGTGGAGGGGAAGGATCGTGGGGAGGGGGTGATTGGGgtgaagattgagaaggaggaaggggaagagaagaggaaggaggtggaagaaTTCGAGAAGCAGCAGCGGGATaaggtgttgaagaaggcggtGGGGATTGAGATGAAGCTTGCGGAGTTGTATTCGAGTGATTATAtccaggatgagaagaaggcggagGCGGCGCAGGTTGCGGCTGTGGAGCTTTGTTTGAAGGAGTTGCATCGGCGGCAGAGTCTGGGGCTTCCTGTTGGGGGTGGGTTGGAGGCTGATAATACCGAGGGGTGGTTGAATGTTACGGAGATTGCGACAGCGTTGACGGATCTGGCGGGGAGGTATACGGCGCAGGAGAACTATGAGCTTTCGATTCCGCTCCAGATGCGCGCCCTGAATCTGCTTCATACTGAGGAGGGGGATGCGCCGACGTGTAAGCAGGTTGTGCTGCTGAATAGTGTTGCTGGCTGCATGGCGGGACAGGCGCAGAAGCCTATTCGGGCTGAGGACccgaagaaggcgaaggagcAGCTTTTTGATGCTGCCGAAAAGTGGGCGCAGAAGGCGCTTGATGTTGCAGCGAGGATTCAGCCTCCTGTTCGCGATGAGGAGTGTGATACTTCTTGCGTGGCGGCGACGTTCAACCTGGGTTGGCTGGCGGAGTTCCAGGGTAAGGCGAAAGAGGCGGAGAGGCTCTACGGAGAAGCCAAGTCGTTGTCGCAGGGTCTAGGCTTTGAACAGGGCGTCTCTATGGCCGATGCCGCTCTGAAGAGGCTCACGAAGAACTAA
- a CDS encoding uncharacterized protein (predicted protein) — translation MGTSQPTLRSILGILFLCLIQISAALKFDLPAVSGKNERCIRNFVFKDQLVVVTAIVSGQKGDGQKVNIHLVLPTLIGPLNSMLTLAPMLVTGLAFRTMRSSSPSRLTSAALRRWCKKSSAKWNTFVRVSKSCVTPTRAPTSV, via the exons ATGGGGACGTCACAGCCTACTTTGAGGTCCATCCTCGGAATATTATTCCTATGTCTTATCCAGATTTCCGCCGCGTTGAAATTCGACCTGCCCGCTGTGAGCGGAAAGAACGAGCGATGCATCCGCAACTTCGTCTTTAAGGACCAGCTTGTCGTCGTGACAGCTATCGTGAGCGGTCAGAAGGGTGATGGACAGAAGGTTAACATTCAT CTGGTGTTGCCAACCCTTATCGGTCCATTGAACTCGATGTTGACATTGGCGCCGATGCTCGTGACTGGTCTAGCATTCAGGACCATGAGAAGCTCAAGCCCCTCGAGACTGACCTCCGCCGCATTGAGGAGATGGTGCAAGAAATCGTCAGCGAAATGGAATACCTTCGTGCGCGTGAGCAAAAGCTGCGTGACACCAACGAGAGCACCAACGAGCGTGTGA
- the cpcB gene encoding 40S ribosomal protein RACK1 (G protein beta subunit-like protein): MAEQLVLRGTLEGHNGWVTSLATSLENPNMLLSGSRDKTLIIWNLTRDEQAYGYPKRSLEGHSHIVSDCVISSDGAYALSASWDKSLRLWELATGETTRTFVGHTNDVLSVSFSADNRQIVSASRDRSIKLWNTLGDCKFTITDKGHTDWVSCVRFSPNPQNPVIVSAGWDKLVKVWELASCRLQTDHIGHTGYINTVTISPDGSLCASGGKDGTTMLWDLNESKHLYSLHAGDEIHALVFSPNRYWLCAATASSITIFDLEKKSKVDELKPEYIEKGKKSREPECVSLAWSADGQTLFAGYTDNKIRAWGVMSRA, translated from the exons atggCTGAGCAGCTGGTCCTTCGCGGTACCCTCGAGGGTCACAATGGCTGGGTTACTTCCCTGGCTACCTCTTTGGAGAA CCCCAACATGCTGCTCTCTGGCAGTCGCGACAAGACCCTGATCATCTGGAACCTTACCCGCGACGAGCAGGCCTACGGTTACCCCAAGCGCAGCCTCGAGGGTCACTCTCACATCGTCTCTGACTGT GTGATCTCCTCCGACGGTGCCTACGCTCTGTCTGCCTCCTGGGACAAGTCTCTCCGCCTCTGGGAGCTCGCTACCGGCGAGACCACCCGTACCTTCGTTGGCCACACCAACGACGTCCTCtccgtctccttctccgccGACAACCGCCAGATTGTCTCCGCTTCTCGTGACCGCAGCatcaagctctggaacaCCCTCGGTGACTGCAAGTTCACCATCACCGACAAGGGCCACACCGACTGGGTCTCCTGCGTCCGCTTCAGCCCCAACCCCCAGAACCCTGTCATCGTCTCCGCTGGTTGGGACAAGCTCGTCAAG GTTTGGGAGCTCGCCTCCTGCCGCCTCCAGACCGACCACATCGGTCACACCGGCTACATCAACACCGTCACCATCTCCCCCGATGGATCCCTCTGCGCCTCCGGTGGCAAGGACGGTACCACCATGCTCTGGGATCTCAACGAGTCCAAGCACCTCTACTCTCTCCACGCTGGCGATGAGATCCACGCTCTCGTCTTCTCCCCCAACCGCTACTGGCTCTGCGCTGCCACCGCCAGCAGCAtcaccatcttcgacctcgagaagaagagcaaggttGATGAGCTCAAGCCCGAGTACAtcgagaagggcaagaagagccGCGAGCCCGAGTGTGTCAGCTTGGCCTGGAGCGCTGACGGCCAGACTCTCTTCGCTGGTTACACTGACAACAAGATCCGTGCCTGGGGTGTCATGTCGAGGGCATAA